One genomic segment of Clostridium saccharoperbutylacetonicum N1-4(HMT) includes these proteins:
- a CDS encoding EamA family transporter, whose product MKKWHYALIVFLGGCCYGILSTFVKLAYSAGFSSAEVTGGQYFFGTVLIWAAVLITKKKKISLKQTLKLLLCGIPLGLTGLFYYQSLKTLNASLAIIFLFQFVWIGTLFDWIFNKKKPNKQKLISIGIVLVGSILAAGVTSQNSGDFSWQGMIWGLLSSVTYTGFMFISSTVGKDTPPVLKSAIFSTGALIVVFLLFPPKFLLDVSVLKGLAPYGLLLGLFGVCLPPLLFSIGMPQVGMGLGTILSASELPVAVTLSSIVLQEPVNSMQWVGVILIFVAIIGSNISIGKDDTELSDDVQENYG is encoded by the coding sequence ATGAAAAAATGGCATTATGCATTAATTGTTTTTTTAGGAGGATGCTGTTATGGAATATTATCAACATTTGTAAAGCTTGCGTACTCAGCAGGATTTTCATCAGCAGAGGTAACAGGAGGGCAATATTTTTTTGGTACAGTACTTATATGGGCTGCAGTTCTAATAACAAAAAAGAAAAAAATATCATTGAAACAAACTTTAAAGTTACTTTTATGTGGAATTCCATTGGGGTTAACAGGTCTTTTTTATTATCAATCATTAAAGACGCTTAATGCTTCCTTAGCAATAATCTTTTTATTTCAATTTGTATGGATTGGTACATTGTTTGATTGGATATTTAATAAGAAAAAACCTAATAAACAAAAACTTATTTCCATAGGTATTGTACTAGTGGGGTCTATTTTAGCAGCAGGAGTTACTTCACAAAATAGTGGAGATTTTTCATGGCAGGGAATGATTTGGGGATTACTTTCTTCAGTTACTTATACAGGATTTATGTTTATTAGTAGTACAGTTGGGAAAGATACCCCACCAGTACTAAAAAGTGCAATTTTTTCAACAGGTGCCTTAATAGTAGTATTTTTATTGTTTCCACCAAAATTTTTATTAGATGTTTCTGTGCTAAAAGGATTGGCTCCATATGGATTGCTTCTAGGATTATTTGGAGTTTGTCTTCCACCACTTTTATTCTCAATTGGAATGCCACAGGTTGGGATGGGATTAGGAACTATATTATCTGCTTCAGAGCTTCCGGTGGCTGTGACTTTATCATCAATAGTTCTGCAAGAGCCTGTTAACTCTATGCAATGGGTAGGAGTAATACTTATATTTGTAGCAATTATAGGTAGTAATATATCAATAGGAAAAGATGATACAGAATTATCCGATGATGTACAAGAAAATTATGGTTAA
- a CDS encoding GntP family permease → MAVIGILLSLILLMVMAYRGFSVIVFAPIFAIAAAIFSGMAVMPTYTEVFLPNLGNYVKVYFPFFLLGAVFGKVMEQSGAAKSIAKFIVEKLGKKRAMLSVILSAAILTYGGVSLFVVAFAVYPFAASVFKEADIPKRLVPATIAVGAFTFTMDALPGTPQIQNSIPMKFFNTDLYAAPVFGTLGAIIVLVCGVSYLEWCKRKAQAKGEGYGENHKNEPVLVEDGSLPNPFISVLPLISVLGLTLVLQKLVFPKWDIVSWVTKAPYNIPEASVVGSMNNWALMIALVFGILLAISINPKRMKGNLASAINAGAIGSLLAVMNTASEVGFGNVIKTLPGFQSIAHALTNINPDGSPLLSEAVTVNVLSGVTGSASGGMSIALDTFGKEYLNWANSVGIDPQLLHRVAAMASGGMDTLPHNGAVITLLGIAGLTHKQSYKDIFVITCIKTGSVFILIALQSILHFI, encoded by the coding sequence ATGGCAGTTATAGGTATTTTATTAAGTTTAATATTATTGATGGTCATGGCTTATAGGGGGTTCTCAGTTATTGTTTTTGCACCTATATTTGCAATTGCAGCAGCTATATTCTCTGGGATGGCAGTTATGCCAACCTATACGGAAGTATTTCTACCTAACTTGGGGAATTATGTAAAAGTTTACTTTCCATTTTTCTTGTTAGGTGCTGTATTTGGTAAAGTTATGGAGCAATCTGGTGCAGCAAAATCTATCGCTAAATTTATAGTTGAAAAGTTGGGTAAAAAGCGTGCAATGTTATCTGTAATTTTATCAGCAGCCATTTTAACTTATGGTGGTGTAAGTCTTTTCGTTGTTGCGTTTGCAGTGTATCCATTTGCAGCATCAGTATTTAAAGAAGCTGATATTCCAAAGAGACTTGTTCCTGCAACTATCGCTGTTGGCGCTTTCACATTTACTATGGATGCACTTCCAGGAACACCTCAAATTCAAAACTCTATACCAATGAAGTTTTTTAATACAGATCTTTATGCAGCACCTGTATTTGGAACCTTAGGTGCGATTATCGTTTTAGTTTGCGGGGTATCTTATCTTGAATGGTGTAAACGTAAAGCTCAAGCAAAGGGAGAAGGCTATGGGGAAAATCATAAAAATGAACCAGTACTTGTTGAAGATGGAAGTTTACCAAATCCATTTATATCAGTATTACCATTAATATCTGTACTTGGATTGACTTTGGTTTTACAAAAATTAGTATTCCCTAAATGGGATATAGTTTCTTGGGTTACTAAAGCACCTTATAATATTCCTGAAGCAAGTGTTGTAGGTTCAATGAATAACTGGGCTTTAATGATTGCACTTGTATTTGGTATTCTTCTTGCAATTTCTATTAATCCAAAGCGTATGAAAGGTAATTTAGCTTCAGCGATTAATGCTGGTGCAATTGGATCATTATTAGCTGTTATGAATACAGCATCAGAAGTAGGCTTTGGTAATGTTATAAAAACTTTACCAGGATTTCAATCTATAGCTCATGCTTTAACTAACATTAATCCAGACGGTAGTCCACTACTTTCAGAAGCAGTTACAGTAAATGTGCTTTCAGGAGTTACTGGTTCTGCATCAGGAGGAATGAGTATAGCACTCGATACTTTTGGAAAGGAATATTTAAATTGGGCAAATAGTGTTGGAATAGATCCACAATTACTTCATCGTGTTGCTGCAATGGCATCAGGTGGAATGGATACATTACCTCACAATGGCGCAGTTATAACTTTACTTGGAATTGCAGGGTTAACTCACAAGCAATCATATAAAGATATTTTTGTGATCACTTGTATTAAGACAGGATCTGTGTTTATATTAATAGCTTTACAAAGCATATTACATTTTATTTAA
- a CDS encoding AraC family transcriptional regulator, with translation MTTDETLREIAAHGNDKYPIAYYVDDIWQFDLGCIDWHWHREVEFVTVSKGTVNCLIGKNRIHLEKGWGIFINSGTIHRFETSDGGIMPNIVFAPELIAMEGSLIHDSYILPILSSGPAYQILDPNISWQNNILMLLNQIYDVQEHKGDSLSPLNTLLLTTELWKHLFQNINLERTPAHGAKSIFQASRLQIMLQFIHDHYVEHIGLEDIAAAANISKSSTLEAFRQGIDQSPVSYLIEYRLIQAAILLKNTHKSISNISLVTGFSSAAYFCRKFKGYYKITPAEYRKQKLHNIPSL, from the coding sequence ATGACTACCGATGAAACGTTAAGAGAAATCGCTGCTCATGGCAACGACAAATACCCTATAGCATATTATGTAGATGATATCTGGCAATTCGATCTTGGATGCATAGACTGGCACTGGCATCGAGAGGTTGAATTTGTAACAGTCTCAAAAGGTACTGTAAATTGTCTAATTGGGAAAAACAGAATCCATTTGGAAAAGGGTTGGGGAATCTTTATAAACAGTGGAACAATACATCGCTTTGAAACCAGCGATGGTGGTATTATGCCCAATATTGTATTTGCACCGGAACTAATTGCCATGGAAGGAAGCCTAATTCATGATTCATATATTTTACCTATACTGTCATCTGGTCCTGCTTATCAAATTCTGGATCCGAATATTTCATGGCAGAATAATATTCTAATGTTATTAAATCAAATCTATGACGTTCAGGAACATAAAGGGGATTCTTTATCGCCTCTTAATACACTTCTTCTGACTACTGAGCTATGGAAACATCTGTTTCAAAATATAAATCTTGAACGGACTCCTGCACACGGAGCAAAATCTATCTTTCAAGCTTCTCGTTTACAAATTATGCTGCAATTCATCCATGACCATTATGTAGAACATATAGGACTTGAAGATATAGCAGCTGCTGCTAACATTAGCAAAAGCAGTACATTGGAAGCTTTTCGTCAAGGAATCGATCAATCGCCGGTTTCTTACCTTATTGAATATCGTTTAATACAGGCAGCAATTTTATTAAAGAACACACACAAATCCATTTCGAATATATCATTAGTTACCGGGTTTTCAAGTGCTGCTTATTTTTGCAGAAAGTTCAAAGGTTATTATAAGATCACTCCTGCCGAATACAGAAAACAAAAATTGCATAATATCCCCTCACTATAA
- a CDS encoding MGMT family protein: MKKIMNEQLIYEILSVVEEIPEGKVATYGQIASLIGRDKNARLVGKVLSQSEFYGEYPCHRVVNHSGRLAPGWKEQRFLLLEEGVSFKDENHVDMKENKWDC; the protein is encoded by the coding sequence ATGAAAAAGATTATGAATGAACAATTAATTTATGAAATACTTTCCGTTGTAGAAGAAATTCCAGAAGGGAAAGTAGCTACATATGGACAAATTGCTAGTCTTATAGGCAGAGACAAAAATGCAAGGCTTGTCGGGAAGGTTTTAAGCCAGTCAGAATTTTATGGGGAATATCCATGCCACCGTGTGGTAAATCATTCAGGAAGATTAGCACCAGGTTGGAAGGAGCAACGATTTCTACTATTAGAAGAAGGTGTATCATTTAAAGATGAGAATCATGTTGATATGAAGGAAAATAAATGGGATTGTTAA
- a CDS encoding pyridoxamine 5'-phosphate oxidase family protein: MKEVVEFLQANPVQYLATVGRDGKAKCRPFMFSLEQEGKLWFCTNNTKDVYKDLQENPELEVSISSPEYAWIRLNGKAVFENNMAVKEACMLNPIVKGQYNEASNPIFEVFYLENAKAVIADFSGNPPKEYNL; the protein is encoded by the coding sequence ATGAAAGAAGTAGTAGAATTTTTACAAGCAAATCCAGTTCAATATTTAGCAACAGTTGGACGCGATGGGAAAGCAAAATGCCGTCCATTTATGTTCAGTTTAGAGCAAGAAGGAAAACTATGGTTTTGTACAAATAACACAAAAGATGTGTACAAGGATCTTCAAGAAAATCCTGAATTAGAAGTATCTATTTCAAGTCCAGAATATGCTTGGATTAGATTAAATGGAAAAGCTGTATTTGAAAACAACATGGCAGTTAAAGAAGCCTGTATGCTAAATCCTATAGTAAAGGGACAATACAATGAAGCTTCAAATCCAATTTTTGAAGTATTCTATTTAGAAAATGCAAAAGCAGTTATTGCAGATTTCTCTGGTAATCCACCAAAGGAATATAATTTATAG
- a CDS encoding ACT domain-containing protein, translated as MIEKILTMKLFKDKYGVCRLTRNESIPKWAQDSDFFSITKTSDELSIVCLEDSIPSEIKCERDWRILKIEGPLDFSLIGILASISTILAQKGISIFAISTYDTDYILVKNKDLDNAVESLIKERYEVLD; from the coding sequence ATGATAGAAAAAATATTAACAATGAAATTATTTAAGGATAAATACGGGGTATGCAGACTTACTAGAAATGAATCAATTCCTAAATGGGCACAAGATAGCGATTTTTTCTCTATAACAAAAACATCTGATGAATTATCAATTGTATGCCTTGAGGACAGTATTCCTAGCGAGATAAAATGCGAAAGAGATTGGAGGATCTTAAAGATTGAGGGACCACTTGACTTTTCTTTAATTGGAATTTTAGCTTCAATTAGTACAATATTAGCACAAAAAGGAATAAGCATATTTGCCATTTCTACTTATGATACAGATTATATTCTTGTTAAAAACAAAGATCTAGATAATGCTGTAGAATCACTTATCAAGGAAAGATATGAAGTTTTAGATTAA
- a CDS encoding galactose ABC transporter substrate-binding protein, with protein MRIFKKLISFIIVLVITNSILIYCSAKSTNTISAITSNRPVKVGVLLNNFYNSYNLSIKKSLEDIQKEKKNEIQFIFFDGESNPAKQSVIFNNMLQNNYNLLLISTVDKKTPEMIEDFVDKAKQKDIPLIFFNIRPDNLDIIKKYQKAIAINTDSMQAGILQGKMIADYWNENKEMDKNGDGIMQYILIKGQPESYLTETRSNYSISTINEAGIKTQELAAVSANWDEDLAKSVMESLFLKYDGSIEAIIANSDSMAIGAVKALQTYGYNLGDKTKTIPIFGIHATPEVQELIKKGFMAGSVLQDTRELADAFYSVGMNLILGKDPLEGTNYKFDKTGEIINIPFHEYVYQKEDK; from the coding sequence GTGAGAATTTTTAAAAAGCTAATATCTTTTATTATAGTTTTAGTTATAACAAATAGTATACTAATATATTGTAGTGCAAAGAGTACAAATACTATATCAGCTATTACTTCAAATAGACCAGTTAAGGTAGGAGTGTTACTAAATAATTTCTATAATTCGTATAACTTAAGTATTAAAAAAAGTTTGGAAGATATTCAAAAAGAAAAGAAAAACGAAATTCAATTTATTTTCTTTGATGGAGAGAGTAACCCTGCGAAACAAAGTGTAATTTTTAATAATATGCTTCAGAATAATTATAATTTATTATTGATAAGTACGGTTGATAAAAAAACACCTGAAATGATAGAAGATTTTGTTGATAAAGCTAAACAGAAAGACATTCCATTAATTTTTTTTAATATAAGACCTGACAATTTAGACATAATTAAGAAATATCAGAAAGCCATTGCTATAAATACTGATTCAATGCAAGCTGGTATTCTACAAGGAAAAATGATAGCTGATTATTGGAATGAAAATAAAGAAATGGACAAAAATGGTGATGGTATAATGCAATATATATTGATAAAAGGGCAACCGGAAAGTTATTTGACAGAAACAAGATCAAATTATTCTATTTCCACTATTAATGAGGCAGGAATAAAGACACAGGAACTTGCAGCAGTAAGTGCAAATTGGGATGAGGACTTAGCTAAAAGTGTTATGGAATCATTGTTTCTTAAATATGACGGTAGCATTGAAGCTATAATTGCAAATAGTGATTCTATGGCAATAGGTGCTGTTAAAGCACTTCAGACGTATGGATATAATTTAGGCGATAAAACAAAGACCATTCCCATTTTTGGAATTCATGCTACACCAGAAGTTCAAGAATTAATAAAAAAGGGTTTTATGGCCGGTTCTGTTTTACAGGATACTCGCGAACTTGCAGATGCTTTCTATTCTGTAGGAATGAATTTGATTTTAGGTAAGGACCCTCTTGAGGGTACAAATTATAAATTTGATAAAACAGGAGAAATAATTAATATACCATTTCATGAATATGTGTACCAAAAGGAAGATAAATAA
- a CDS encoding DUF1349 domain-containing protein: protein MEFKWLNRSTITKEGKRIEIFAPKESDFFCNNGAVGDEGITPESLSNAPFYYTEVTGDFIMRVKVSHDFKDMYDSSSIMIMQDITHWAKACFELTDFNTHAVVSVVTKDQSDDANGCNVEGNSVWLQVCRVGQSFTFHYSIDGDNYYMMRFFNLPAEKTLKVGLLAQAPTGSGGIRIYEDLTIEKKKVKNIRMGK, encoded by the coding sequence ATGGAGTTTAAGTGGTTAAATAGAAGTACAATAACTAAAGAAGGAAAAAGAATAGAGATTTTTGCTCCCAAAGAGAGCGATTTTTTCTGTAATAATGGGGCGGTTGGAGATGAAGGGATTACACCAGAATCTCTTAGTAATGCTCCCTTTTATTATACAGAGGTTACTGGAGATTTCATCATGAGAGTAAAGGTGTCACATGATTTTAAAGACATGTATGATTCTTCTTCTATTATGATAATGCAGGATATAACTCATTGGGCAAAAGCATGTTTCGAACTTACAGATTTTAATACACATGCGGTTGTTAGTGTCGTTACAAAAGATCAGTCTGATGATGCCAATGGTTGTAATGTAGAAGGAAATTCTGTCTGGCTTCAGGTATGTCGTGTAGGACAATCCTTTACATTTCATTATTCAATAGATGGAGATAATTACTATATGATGCGATTTTTTAATTTACCAGCAGAAAAAACCTTGAAAGTAGGTCTACTGGCACAGGCGCCTACAGGTAGTGGTGGAATCCGTATATATGAAGATTTAACCATAGAAAAAAAGAAAGTCAAAAATATTCGAATGGGAAAATAA
- a CDS encoding MFS transporter, giving the protein MIQILLVIIYLAFISLGLPDSLLGASWPSMYLEFGVPVSYAGIISMIIAFGTILSSLQSDRLTRKLGTSKVTAISVAMTAFALFGFSISHSFIMLCLWAIPYGLGAGSVDASLNNYVALHYESRHMSWLHCMWGVGATLGPYIMGYALAGGHSWNSGYLYIAILQIVLTAILIFSIPLWKERKSVAKNVSDNEKTTHKALSLKEIIKIAGAKEVMLCFFCYCALEQTTSLWASSYLTIYKGVATDTAASFASVFFIGITVGRALSGFITMKLNDLQMIRLGQGIIAIGIIVMFLPMNENVSLVGLILIGLGCAPIYPCIIHSTPAHFGEDKSQAIIGVQMASAYVGTCLMPPIFGLIAGNINVGLFPVYLLLILVIMIVMSELLTKKTALSK; this is encoded by the coding sequence GTGATCCAAATATTATTAGTTATTATTTATCTTGCGTTTATTAGTCTTGGACTACCAGATTCGCTGTTGGGAGCTTCCTGGCCATCCATGTATCTAGAGTTTGGCGTACCAGTTTCTTATGCTGGTATAATATCTATGATTATTGCTTTTGGAACTATTTTATCCAGCCTGCAGAGCGACAGGCTTACACGTAAGCTGGGAACCAGTAAAGTTACAGCAATAAGTGTAGCAATGACAGCATTTGCGCTATTTGGTTTTTCTATATCACATTCATTTATAATGCTTTGTCTTTGGGCTATTCCATATGGACTTGGAGCAGGAAGTGTGGATGCTTCCTTGAACAATTATGTAGCACTTCATTATGAAAGCCGCCATATGAGCTGGCTGCATTGCATGTGGGGTGTAGGTGCGACTCTCGGACCATACATTATGGGATATGCATTGGCAGGTGGACATAGCTGGAACTCAGGATACTTATATATAGCCATCTTACAGATTGTACTTACTGCAATTTTGATTTTTAGCATTCCTCTATGGAAAGAACGAAAATCTGTTGCAAAAAATGTATCTGATAATGAAAAGACTACACATAAAGCATTATCATTAAAAGAAATTATTAAAATAGCTGGAGCTAAGGAAGTTATGCTTTGCTTCTTTTGCTACTGTGCTTTAGAACAGACGACAAGCTTATGGGCTAGTAGCTACCTGACAATTTACAAAGGGGTCGCAACTGATACAGCAGCTAGTTTTGCTAGTGTATTTTTTATAGGAATTACGGTAGGAAGGGCACTTAGTGGATTTATTACTATGAAACTAAATGATTTGCAGATGATACGACTTGGTCAGGGAATTATTGCAATTGGGATTATAGTAATGTTTTTGCCTATGAACGAAAATGTGTCCTTAGTAGGATTAATATTGATTGGACTTGGATGTGCACCAATTTATCCTTGCATTATACATTCAACACCTGCACATTTTGGAGAGGATAAATCTCAAGCAATAATCGGTGTTCAGATGGCAAGTGCATATGTGGGGACTTGCTTAATGCCTCCAATCTTTGGATTGATTGCTGGTAATATTAATGTAGGATTATTCCCAGTATATCTATTACTTATACTTGTCATAATGATTGTAATGAGTGAATTATTAACAAAGAAAACAGCTTTGAGTAAGTGA
- a CDS encoding sigma-54-dependent Fis family transcriptional regulator produces the protein MVKEALFLNYFNDLKIILDNVFNEIVVVDNNNKIIFINRAASILFGIDSKNSLGKAFNELIHNVELSNFLTNKKEEVKKSIVVNNLNLSLSIMSLIEDKDVVGSILIFSNITNYNELLQKLDKERDSREILNTVIETAYDGMVIIDKKGIITMMSKAYTDFLGIRREDAIGKHVNEVIENTRMPIVLESGKEEVAQLHKIKGNYMIASRIPIIKNGEIIGVVGKVLFRNVKELNSLYKKITVIEKELANYKSRLKEFNTASYSLENIIGESDSILLAKDIVKKAAHTSSNVLILGESGTGKEIFAHAIHSESNRYEGPFVKVNCAAIPSDLLESELFGYEAGAFTGARKEGKIGKFEIANEGTIFLDEIGDMPLHMQVKLLRVIQEREVEKVGGVATKKINIRIIAATNRNLEKLVSEGKFREDLYYRLNVVTIEIPPLRERGNDIILISNHLIKKLSMNLDKKVKGISKEAEHYLKIYEWKGNVRELENILERAINIMGDSDIIDVDDLPKEITGKKAAIIPKRLQDILEESEKNAIILALRAAEGNKTKAAKILEIGRTSLYEKMEKHKIKM, from the coding sequence ATGGTGAAGGAAGCATTATTTTTGAACTATTTTAATGACTTAAAAATAATACTAGATAATGTATTTAATGAAATAGTTGTAGTTGATAATAACAATAAGATAATTTTTATTAATAGAGCTGCTAGTATTCTCTTTGGAATAGATAGCAAAAATAGTTTAGGGAAAGCTTTTAATGAATTAATACATAACGTTGAGTTAAGTAACTTTTTAACTAATAAAAAAGAGGAAGTTAAAAAGTCTATAGTAGTTAATAATTTGAATTTGTCGTTAAGTATTATGTCTTTGATTGAAGATAAGGATGTAGTAGGATCAATACTCATTTTTAGCAATATAACAAACTATAATGAATTGCTTCAAAAGCTTGATAAGGAAAGGGACAGTCGCGAAATATTAAATACTGTAATTGAGACGGCTTATGATGGTATGGTGATTATTGACAAGAAGGGAATAATCACTATGATGAGCAAGGCATATACTGATTTTTTAGGAATAAGAAGAGAAGATGCAATTGGCAAACATGTAAATGAAGTTATAGAGAATACAAGAATGCCAATAGTACTTGAAAGCGGTAAAGAGGAAGTAGCGCAGCTTCATAAGATTAAAGGAAATTATATGATAGCGTCAAGAATACCTATAATAAAAAATGGAGAAATTATTGGGGTTGTAGGAAAAGTATTATTTAGAAATGTTAAAGAACTAAATAGCCTTTACAAAAAGATAACTGTTATAGAAAAAGAATTAGCAAATTATAAATCACGGCTTAAGGAATTCAATACAGCCAGCTATTCACTAGAAAATATTATAGGAGAAAGTGATTCTATCCTTTTGGCTAAGGATATAGTGAAAAAGGCTGCTCATACAAGTTCGAATGTGCTTATTTTAGGGGAAAGTGGTACTGGTAAGGAAATTTTTGCACATGCTATACATTCAGAGAGTAATCGTTATGAAGGACCTTTTGTTAAAGTTAATTGTGCAGCAATTCCAAGCGATTTGCTTGAATCAGAACTGTTTGGTTATGAAGCCGGAGCTTTCACAGGCGCAAGAAAAGAAGGGAAAATAGGAAAATTTGAAATTGCAAATGAAGGTACAATATTTTTAGATGAGATTGGAGATATGCCTCTTCATATGCAGGTAAAGCTTTTAAGAGTTATTCAAGAACGAGAAGTAGAGAAAGTTGGTGGAGTTGCAACTAAGAAGATTAACATAAGAATAATTGCTGCAACAAACAGAAATCTTGAAAAATTAGTTTCAGAGGGCAAGTTCCGTGAAGATCTGTATTATAGACTTAATGTTGTAACAATTGAAATTCCTCCTTTGAGAGAACGAGGCAATGATATTATACTTATTTCAAATCATCTCATTAAGAAGCTTTCAATGAATTTAGATAAGAAAGTTAAAGGAATTTCAAAAGAGGCGGAACATTATCTTAAAATATATGAATGGAAAGGTAATGTTAGAGAATTAGAAAATATACTAGAGAGAGCTATTAATATTATGGGAGATAGTGACATAATTGATGTAGATGATTTGCCGAAAGAAATTACAGGTAAAAAAGCTGCAATAATTCCTAAAAGGCTTCAGGACATTCTTGAAGAAAGCGAAAAGAATGCTATTATTCTTGCACTTAGGGCAGCAGAGGGAAATAAGACAAAAGCAGCAAAAATTTTAGAGATAGGCCGGACTAGTTTATATGAAAAAATGGAAAAGCATAAAATAAAAATGTAG
- a CDS encoding acyl CoA:acetate/3-ketoacid CoA transferase: MSKIMSVEQAISLIKNGDTVAVGGFIGIGHPEEITKRIKEIYLEEGKPNKLTLVYAAGQGDGKEKGLNHFGQEGLLSKVIGGHWGLAPKIQKLAIENKIKAYNLPQGVISSLYRDIAAGKPGTITHVGLKTFVDPRVEGGKLNSCTTEDVVKMIEIDGKEYLYYKAFPINVAIVRATYADEEGNASLQKEAATLDGLAMAQAAKNSGGKVILQVEKIVSKGTLDPKLVKIPGILVDAVVVASAENQMQTFGESFNPAFCGEIKMPANTIKCLPMDERKIIARRCAMELIPNAITNLGIGMPEGISMVANEEHIGDSMRLTIESGPIGGIPAGGLSFGAAINPDSIIDQSSQFDFYDGGGLDIAFLGLAQCDEKGNINVSKFGPKIAGCGGFINITQNAKKVIFCGTFTVGGLKTNIFEGKLIIENEGKSKKFIKDVEQITFSGDYAKDVKQVVLYITERAVFRLTSAGVELEEIAPGVDLQKDILDQMDFKPIISEELKTMDKRIFEDKLMNLK, from the coding sequence ATGAGCAAGATAATGTCAGTTGAGCAAGCAATCTCCTTAATAAAAAATGGAGACACAGTTGCTGTAGGTGGTTTTATAGGCATTGGACACCCAGAGGAAATTACTAAGAGGATTAAGGAAATTTATCTAGAGGAAGGTAAGCCAAATAAGTTAACTCTTGTTTATGCAGCAGGTCAAGGAGATGGAAAAGAAAAAGGTTTAAATCATTTTGGCCAGGAAGGTCTTCTTTCTAAAGTAATAGGAGGACATTGGGGGTTAGCTCCTAAGATTCAAAAGTTAGCAATCGAGAATAAGATAAAGGCTTATAATCTTCCTCAAGGAGTTATATCCAGTCTTTATAGAGATATTGCAGCAGGAAAGCCAGGAACAATTACTCATGTGGGGTTGAAAACTTTTGTAGATCCAAGAGTTGAGGGAGGAAAATTAAATAGCTGTACTACTGAGGATGTTGTGAAGATGATTGAAATTGATGGAAAAGAGTATCTTTACTATAAAGCTTTTCCTATAAATGTTGCAATAGTTAGGGCTACTTATGCAGATGAAGAAGGAAATGCAAGTCTTCAAAAGGAAGCCGCAACGCTTGATGGTTTAGCAATGGCTCAGGCTGCAAAGAATTCTGGTGGAAAAGTAATTCTTCAGGTTGAAAAAATAGTATCAAAAGGAACTTTAGATCCAAAGTTGGTAAAGATTCCAGGAATCCTTGTGGATGCAGTAGTTGTAGCTAGTGCAGAAAATCAAATGCAGACCTTTGGTGAAAGCTTTAATCCAGCTTTCTGTGGAGAAATAAAGATGCCAGCTAATACTATTAAATGCCTTCCAATGGATGAAAGAAAAATAATAGCTAGACGTTGCGCCATGGAGCTTATACCAAATGCAATCACAAATCTAGGAATTGGAATGCCAGAGGGAATTTCCATGGTGGCAAATGAAGAACACATAGGTGATAGCATGAGACTTACAATTGAATCAGGTCCAATTGGAGGAATACCAGCTGGTGGCTTGAGTTTTGGAGCAGCTATTAATCCAGATAGTATAATAGATCAATCTTCTCAGTTTGATTTTTACGATGGTGGAGGTTTAGATATAGCATTTTTAGGACTTGCCCAGTGTGATGAAAAAGGAAATATCAATGTAAGTAAATTTGGTCCTAAAATAGCTGGATGTGGAGGATTTATAAATATAACTCAAAATGCAAAGAAAGTTATTTTCTGCGGAACTTTTACTGTAGGTGGACTTAAAACTAATATTTTTGAAGGTAAGCTAATCATTGAAAATGAAGGTAAGTCAAAGAAATTTATCAAGGATGTTGAGCAAATAACTTTTAGTGGAGATTATGCAAAAGATGTAAAACAGGTAGTTCTTTATATAACTGAAAGAGCAGTTTTTAGATTAACTAGTGCTGGAGTGGAATTAGAAGAAATAGCTCCTGGAGTAGATTTACAAAAAGACATTCTCGATCAAATGGATTTTAAACCAATAATATCAGAAGAATTAAAGACAATGGATAAAAGAATTTTTGAAGACAAACTTATGAATCTTAAGTAA